In Lodderomyces beijingensis strain CBS 14171 genome assembly, chromosome: 3, the genomic window cagCCCACTGCGGGCCAGACGCGGGGGGGAGAGGGGACGGAGCAAGTCTACAGCCCTGTGAGCAATCGACGTCCTGGAAAATGAGTATATTTGCTACCACCGCAATAAAATGCCTCGGGCTTCAGTACCAGAGCCTGGCAAAAGAGAAAATATAGCCAAAAAAACCCTAAACTTTCAAACAGGGTTACGACTGAGTTAATCATCGCTACAAAGAAACATTTGACGAGGACTCCTTGCGGGTTTTTCCCCCCGTTGTGGGTTCTGGGGTGTTTGGAATTGAGTTGAAGCTGTAGTGGAAATAAGAACTTCGGAAATTTCCATATTTTTCGACGAGATCCTTCCTCCACACTTTTCCCTTTCTCTCTCCTATACTCTCACTCTTCAACATATATATAAGGGGTCGAAAGCAGTACCCATATTGGTTTCTACaagacacacacacagcaAGTGTATATATACTCCAATTGAACACCGTAGAGAATGACCGAATTACGCCGCTCAGCAAGGGTTGCCGCGCAGCCAGCtaaagaagaagcaccAGCGGCCTTTCCACCGGCTAAAAAGGCCAAGAAGGATACAACCGCGCCAAAAGCTACCCCTAAAGCAGAGCCCAAAAAAGCGAGCGACAACGGTGAAGACGCTGAGGAGATCCAAGTGGGCGACAAGATTCCGGATATCACGTTGTTGAACCaggacgaggaagaagtcGACTTGTCCGCAATTGCCAAGGCCAACAAGTACGTCGTCATATTCGCTTACCCCAAGGCATCCACCCCTGGCTGCACTAGACAAGTATGCGGATTCCAAAAAAACTACAAGTTTTTGACAGACAACGATGTTGCTGTGTTTGGGTTGTCGAGCGATGAGCCCAAGGCTCAAAAGAGTTTCCAAACAAAGCAAGGTGCCGAGTATGACTTGTTGAGTGACCCTGAAAAGCAATTGCTTGGCGTGTTGGGTGCTAAGAAATCGCCTAGTGGCATCAAAAGATCGCATTGGATTTTCAAAGATGGGGTTTTGGCCGTGAAGGAGATTCAAATTTCTCCTGAGCAGAGCTTTGAGGGTGCAAAGGAAGACATAGAGAAGTTTATTGCTGAAGCCAAGCCGGAGGCGGAGGCTAATGGAGATGAGAAGAAAGGAgaggagaaagaggaggTTTTGAAGGAGAATGGAGATGACAAGAAGGAAGAGAATGGTGACGCGGTTGACAAGGACGAAGCAAAAGACTCCCAGCCAGTCTTAGAGCCAAAGGAAGAGGCaagggaagaagaaggatacaaggaagatgacgaaggTGCTGCACCACCCGAAGACGCAGTGGCCAAAGACGCCGTTGAAGAGGCTGAGGATAAGATCAAAGAAGATAAAGAGCCGACCGATGCAGAACTCGCtaaagaggaagaagaagaggaaaaagaagcagctGCTTGAGCAAATCGACTCGCATGGTGGACCTTGCTTTTTGCCCTGCCGCCCATTTCTCCTTCCCCCTGCTCATCCTTTCTTTAATTTCATTCCATCCTTTCAATTCCCAATCCCtttcccaaaaaaaaaaaaaaaagaaatgacTTTGAATCTGTTTGAATTTCCTTCcattttttgttcatcTTGTTTTACTTGAAATCTTTGTAACTTTGTATATtctcttcaaaaaaacTAACTGTATCAAATAAACCTCATTATAAATAAAAACTCCCTAAATCTATCTAGTAGTATCATCTCTTTCCTCTATATCCtcttcttgatttctttctttttttttatgccCAAATTGAACTCAATCTAACGACAGATTGGAGGAAAATTGCAATTGCCAAGACAACTTTACTAGCCCACCACCAATGTTGCACCGTGAATGAACAATACGTGAAATCGAATTGCCACCGGCCATGTTCAAACAACCCCGTTAGTATCCCAGTTTGTCCATCGAAATCGCCCATCATGGACCTAACAACAACTTCCCTCACAGACTGCCTACTTgaaccatcatcatcatcatccttCTCCTCTTTGCGATTTTTCGACGCAACCCAACGTCCTTGCTCGAAATTATACCAATCGTCACAACCTTCATGGTCGTGACCCGTTAGAATCACCCCCGGCTGGTCCAGGTTGGGAAACACGGCATTCATCACTCTTTGAGTCGTGTTGTCGCTCAAATGGTTGTGCGAGCGTAGGAGTCCGTTTTTATACGGTTCTCGCTGGTTATCGACATAGTATAAATGCTCAGGTCCATCGCGACATAACCCGGCACGTTTATACATGGGGATGTGCGTCAAGAGCACAGTAGCTCCCTGAAACTTGGGATTCTCGAATTTCTCCAAATGGTCCAAGAACGACCAAGTGAAGTTGAGAAACTCCGACTGTAAAGCGGGACCTTCCAACGTTAGTGagtccaacaccaccaatcTCCATTCATGCGCAGTGCCCCGCGCATAATTCACCACGTAGTTATTCTGGCCAAACAAATGGTGGAATCGCGCCATGTGTTGCCACGTAGCATCCCCCGAGTATCCAATATCGTGATTACCAGTCAAGTTTATAAATACGGggttgtccaagttggccGTTTTGCGATCGCGGTCGACCCAATCATAGACATCTTCGTAGACTCTCGACGTGAACCGCTCCATAGGGTCCAACTGCATCTCTTGCTCCAACCATCGATGCCAATCATAGCTCTCATGTCTCGCGTGAGTCTCAACCACATTGGCCTTTTGTTCAGCCAGTCTCGGGAACAATCGCTCCACGTACCTCAATGTACGATTATAAAACTCCAGATCCAAGATCCACTGACTTGAGAACAAGTCGCCCATCACAGCAACATGCGAAGGCCGCAACCGGCGCAGCATCACCAGGTATATGTGGCCCAAATAATGATCATTGCCATAGTTATCGAGTCTCTTGATGTAGGGTGTCAGCGGCCAGTTGCCGTTGATTTGAGGATCGCCAAATAAGAGCATGTGGATTTCATGGGGACTCGGCTCGGGTTCCTGTCGCAACTCGGGGATGTTGAGCAAGAGCGGCTGGAGGTATTGCTGGGGGATCTTGTTGAGGATGGGGTACTTTGCAAAGTGCGGTGCAGCATGGGCCCAGTTGCATTGGTCTGGGGCATTGAGGATATCGGGGTAGAAGTAGATAAAAAAGTTGAGCAGGATCGCTGCTATGGTCACGAGGTCCACTAGGGCTCGTATGGGTCTAGGTATCGCCATACAGGACTGGTCTTTCTTTGAGCTGATGGGATGTTagtttttgcttgttttcgaaattttgcaatctggTGTaacttctttttcccttcTCTGGTCCCCGCGGTGGATGGTGGGTTGAAGAGTCTGGATTCCGCACGCGTcgaccccccccccccccccctcgtGAGAGGCCATGGGCCACGGGTGCTGCTCTTCAAACAGGGCCGCTCAGAGCTCAATGGTTTTCAAAGTATCCTACAGAGAtttcaaatcaaccaaTGCTATCATTCCACTCGCATCTCCAAAATATCGCAAATCcacaatcaatcaatctcTTTAAAATCTAAATAAAatgaacaacaaaaaaacactacATGCTTGATTtgatgaaaataaaaaacatTTCTCGCCAAAGACACATGATTTCAggcttttatttttctctttttctttccctcCGCCTCTAACCGGACTTGGATGCCAAAGTTTTAGatgttttctttcaaagtttggttcaacttgttgactttACTAGCGATGGAAACATCAACGGTTCTGtcgccaacttcaacaaccaaaccaCCTTTGATATCAGGGTTGACTTCattgttcaatttcaaggTCTTGCCCTCGCCGACAAAGCTGCTGTTGCCAATGGAAGCTTGCAATTTCTTTAATATCTTCGACTCCAAAGGCTTAGCACTGGTGACGGTAGCGTTGACGATTCCATTGTGGGCATCGTTCAACATACCgaatttcttgaaaatcGAGGGGAAGTCGCCCAACCTGTTGTTTTcagccaacaccaagagaAAGTTGGCCGTGGTCTTGTCCAATGCTAAGCTATTGTTGACCGACTTGATTATAGCGACTCGGTCGTCCTTGGACAAACCGGGGTTGGTCAAAgcctcttccaacttggggTCTCCCTTGATGACTCCTTCGACTTTCTTCAACGAATTGTAAGTCTGAGCCATGTCCGACTCTTGCACAGTTGCCGAGTACAAGGAGTTGGCGTAGACACCATCGGTTCCAAACAACTCAATTGGTGGTTTAATGTTTTTTGGTGCTGCTCTTCTTGCAGTAAAAGCGAGGGCACGGGCAAAGACACGGGAgtacatttttttttcaattctggTCTGCTTTTGGAAAGAAATTGGATCTTCTTAGTTTAACGAGGATTTTTTGGCTTGTTGCAGAGAAAGACCAATTGCTAAAGACACTTTTGCTCTGTGGTTGAAGTTCGCTGGAACCTTCTTAGAAGGAttggttgaaaatttcCCACTCTCTTACCCTCGCAGTTGGCATCTAAAAGTCGAGTGTGTCGTGTCGCGTTTAGCAATCTGCGACACTGGAGACGAGTCTCTACTGTGTGTTTCATTGGATCATTGACTTTAATATGTATGTGTGGATCTCCTCATATTCAGAACAATCACGTGACATAGGCTACCAAGTGTTGGCcacatgaaaaaaaaaaaccttcCAAGCATGTCCAGGGCCAGTTTGAAGTAAGGTCTTaagaaatcaaacaagaaaaagaacaggaTCGAAATCGAGGTCGAGGGTTCCCAAGTAGGAGTGAAATGATACCGCGTATTACCAGCCAATCATTATTCAAAGCGAGCAGGAACAGCGCTTCAAGGGTAGCGCCTTCTTCTGCAACTTGCTCCGCCAACTTGCTCCGTTTCAGATCCACAATCACCAACACAGACCccagcatcaacagcagccaaTTAACAGAGTTGGAAGAGCAAGACATTCGATTTAGAAAACAGAGAGAGCTCGAACTTAAGCtaaccaaaatcaaacatTATGGAGAGCTTTTCCCCGTGCATACCCATCCGGGCTCAACTCATTACAAGAAACCCGTCCATGAACACTTGCACAAGGGACGTCCCATCAAAGCTCTAACTGTGCCCCTCAAGAAAACCAGCGGTAGAAACAACTCGGGCCAGATCCGGGTGCGTGGCCGTGGTGGAGGTCACAAGCGTCGAGTGAGACTCGTGGATTTCCACAGGTACGAGCCAGGCAAGAACAAAGTGGTGCGTATCGAATACGATCCAAATAGATCGGGACACTTGGCACTTTTGCAGCACATGGAAACTGGCAATTTATCCTATATTATTGCCCCACAGGGGTTGCGTGGTGGCgacattgttgaaagtttCAGAGATGGCATCCCTCAGGATTTCATGGAGGAAATGAagcgcaacaacaacggcgAAGTTGACGATGCCCTTTTATCAGCTCGTGTCTTGCAAAGAGGCAACTGTTTGCCTTTGAAGATGTTACCCGTGGGATCAATAATTCACAACGTGGGGTTGAATCCAAACAGAGGCTCGCAGTTGATACGTTCCGCGGGTACTTTTGGCaaaatcttggccaaggacGCAGCTAAAAACAAAGCTATTGTCAAGATGAGCAGCGGCGAGCACAGATATATCCAATTAAACTGCCATGCCACTTTGGGCGTGGTATCAAACAAGGAACACCAGTTGATCTCGTGGGGTAAAGCGGGCAGAAGCCGTTATAGAGGTAGAAGGCCTATGGTTAGAGGTGTTGCCATGAACGCATGCGACCATCCtcacggtggtggtagaggtaagtccaagtccaacaaggTGACTCAATCGATGTGGGGTTTGAAGAAGTTTGCAAAGACAAGATTGGTGCCTAACAAATTGGTGATTAGAAATAGGAAAGGCCGTATGATTAGACATAAAAAGTAATCAAGTAAGTAAGTAGGTGAGCAAACAAATTGAGCAACCATGTAAATAAAAATGTTTAGCATCAATAAACTAaccaattttgcaaaagttgggCTCCGTGTTGATACCAAGCGTGTGGATCAATTCGCATACCAAGTCACGACTCAACTTCATAATAACATCAAATCTTCcaatcaagaacaaaaccaaaatgGCTATGATCAAAGTAGCACTGAATGTGCCCCCGATTATATACGCGGCACGAGGCGAGTAATCTCTTCTCAACAAACTGCTAATCCAACGCTCCATCATATCGAGAATCCAATCATTCAAACCTCTTCTTTCTGGATCAATCGGTTGCACGGGGACAGGCGACGCGGGAGCTCCTGGAGGTGGAGAATTGGGAACGGTATACACCGGCTCgggttcttcttcttcttcgtcgtcatcaacGCGTCTTTCTCCTCTGGGTCTAGAGTCGCGGCCGTAGCTCCAACAGGGCAAACACGATCTCCGCGGAGCCGTTGCCGCAACAACCGAGACATCGTCGGAGCGAATTGGTTGCAAACTGGtattttgttcttggttgttgcaaaactcgccttcttcctcgttgGTTTCTCTTGTGTTTTGCACAAACAATGGGGTTGGTTCTGAAAGCAACGGGGTCCGTGACGTGGGTTCATGGGGTCCATTGGGTCCATTTGGTTGTTCAACCATCTTGGTGTGGTCGAAAGGCTTTGTTTGGTTaggtttggaaaaaaaaagtgctgccaaaaaaacGATCATGAAATCGGAATTTTGTCTTCAAtttttaccaccaccatcattaCCACCACATCAACTCATGCATAGTCGTAGATAGAAATCGTTATTATAAACCAACTTTAAATCTTGCTGTTTAAACTCCAACTCGACTTCACCAACAGCAGattcatcaacatcaaattcttcatcttcaacagtAGCTGATCCATTATCattatcattatcatcatcctcatcagTGACCTTATAGTCTTCCACCATACTTGTAGGAACTCTTTTTACTAGTGCACCCTTGACACTACAAACATAATCAAACTCCcaaatttccaaaacacaGTAGTTTAACCTCGAACTCACCCGCTCTAAATCATAATACTGACGTAGATATTGGCCCGCTGCAAATTTCAAATGTGCCTTGCGTATCAAAGCAAAATTGTAAATGGCAAACATATCGtcaaatttcaatttcccaCGCGCAATGTGCCGTTGTATGGCTTTGCGGGGAAAAACGCAGCACATCTTGTGGGTTTGGTCGCTCATGATAACGTGGACATCACCAGTGGCACCACGGGGGCCAAACTCGATAAACCGAAGATAATAAGGTGTATTTGCATCTTTCGGCTTGAAATTCCGTTTAATCATGGGCTCCCGTCTCGGCAGACGATATTTGATTGCAAACAAGACATCTCTCAAAAGCCAGCTTCGATCATGTCTCTTGTTCAGGAGCTCAGCTTCTCGCGTAGCAAATGAACAATCTTTAACCTTGCTGAAACCTTGAACTCCAGCCGATGTTggtgcttgtgcttgtgcgtgtgctggtgctggtgctttTGAATCACCAATGCAGTTTAGATAGTCCCGCTTATCTGAATCACTCCATAAGATCATCAATCCATCATTTTGcccttgttcttttctaAGGGCTTCAATTTCAcattcaactttttcatgttcttcaatcaatttACGGACTTCGTAACCGTATAATGCAAGTAATTGTTTACTTGAATCCAGATCCATCAGCACATCTCCCATTCGTCCaacctctctctctctctctctttcctcTTCTAACCGTGAAAGCGACGATCAAGTCTGTCAAGTCTGATTACAAACAAAACGCAATGGAAGCGAATTGCTGTGAAATGTTCAATCACGTCGGTAGGgatgtgatcatttccaagtcacgtgactcccactcccatgcttgaacaagacaccgccataactcccACCCTTCAAGCTCTGCtgctctagatcacgctgggatcgactatgggagactagacggtgccaccattcgaatctcgagagttaacagatgactaccgaagaagtagcgtagttttcacgcttaatctccgggacaagcttgtcgttgcttaTCTCgcctccaacagcctcatttatctGCCAGAAGTCCCACACCCAAACTCTTCAGCAACCTCCACACTAGTAAGAAGTTAAGAAATCAAAGCTATACAGAAGCAAAATCGCAAAGCATATGCGATTTGTTGAACTATTCTGGGCACGATATgccaaagatcaagagCCAGAGCTGAAGTGAGATCTTGCAATGACgggggaaaaagagaaaccatcttttcaaaaactctaTAAAATACTCAACAAATAGTAACTAATCAATCCGACAAATACAAATCCCGAAATCTTAAACACTTTGAGCAAGACGCTTCTAGGATTGTACTTGTATTTCACAATCACATCAACCTTATGCATATCGTCAAACAAGTTCTTGTAGTGCACAGTAACTTTGACATGGCCCTTTGCAACATCCAAATATGACAACTCatgatcaacaacaacggaaTCGTATGGGACAGGAGACGCGACACCCAAGAACTCGGCGTTTTCGGGCAAGTAAAACTCCAAATAGACATCTTTGTAGCTTATATCCCTCACGGAATTCAACAATGGCAATTTaatcaaaaactcatcaGGTTGGGCATTGGATTGGTGTACAAACTCGCCCATTTCTTCAGTCCAGCCCAACGTGAAATTGTAATGCCAGTTGCCCAAGAGGGGGAAGCGAGGcatcaagatcaaatgGTTTTGAGCAATTTGGTGAGTTGAAACAACGCCAACTTTGTCAACGTAGTAGTAATCATCAAATTTTCTCAGCAACAACGGAATCTCCAAGTGGCTCAAAGCCCAGTGGTTTCTCGTATGCTCGTATCTTCCTTTCATCCAGTCCACCCTGGAAAACCCTGTCGATAATTGAGCTCCACCATTAGTCAACTCATAGTATTCTTCAATTTGAATACGATTGACATTTGAAGCAGGCAACCAAACTGATCTGTTCAAGCTTATCGCTTTGGCGAGTGGTCGGTTGTGGTCATACATCAATCCCATCGGTTTCAACGTAAATGGCTCCACCACCGAATCCAACGGTCCATATTTCAAACTAGTTCCTTCGACTCGAGGGCTCAACAGAGTGGTGGTAGTTGTGGCATTCACCTCGTCATCTATATGCAACTCCATTTCCTGACCTTTGGTCATGCCGCTCAAGGACATGGAGTAGTCCCTTGTCGGGTAAGGTGAATATACAAACTTATTAGTCTTGAATAGTAATTGTTGTACATCTTCCAATTTCGCCAACTTTTGAGGTACAGCCTCCAACTTATCAATGTAGACATAGTTGACTCTCAATTCAAGCTCCGAGTTTGGAGCCACGGGCACAGGCAattccaatttgaaaacttggttgGGCACAATTTCGTCAAATGGAACTTCAACCAACTGGTCTCCCAACACGACACTGAATATGGCCAATTCTCCCACACTGTCAAACCCGTCGTTGACCATATAGTAGTATTCACGTTGTGGAGTCGAGACTGTGTTTTTGACGGTGATTAAATCCGTTTCCTTAACGTAGCCTTTACTTAGATCAATGGTTCTTGCATAGTGTGTATTTTCCCAGTTTGGCTCAAATGTGTACAAGCTGGTGATATGGGCCATGCATATGGAGGTTAGAGCCCCAATTATGAGTATGTACTGGCTCCACATGTTTTTGTCCTGCTTGATTGAGGTTCAAAAGGcacttggagttgttgtgAACTGGCACCTTGGCTTGTTGTGGATGTGTTCATCTGAGTAAAAGGtgtcaagattttgaaaaattccgTGCACGTgcatgtcacgtgcacCAAAAATCACGACAGAATGCTATGGTGGTGCACGTGCTTGTCACGTGCACCGTGGCCACGACACGTCTCCAGGGACACCCACCAGATCACTTATTATTTCGTCGTGGTTCGGTATCTTTAGATATAATCCGCCCAGTAGAGAAGTAAAGCTGACATTGCCTTCTATCAAGTAACCGTGCCAGTGCATGTGTCTGGCAGGTTAAATATACAGCTCGGAAATTTCGTAGATTCTCAACAGTCTCAAAACTACAAGTGTTTTCCAGAAGAAACCACACTAGCACATTCTCCCAAAAcattcaagttcaaaacGCCGCGGGAAATGTGCATCGAATGGCCTAGCCAACACTATTACTATCACTAAATGCGTCGTTTCCTCCCAGTTAGTTATACCAGGCACCCCTCGCCTTCCCACCCCAAGGGGCCGTAGAGTTGCTATGAATGTCGGTAGTAAGACGAGTTCTCTGTCCCTTCTCTAAAAATTTTCCTATTGGTAGCAACTTTggtattttttcaacttaGCACTATTtaccgccaccaccacgaaacatacacatacacactGGCAACGGGAGAAACTTACAGCCAGggactcttttttttttttttttggccacCAGGTTCATTTCACAGTTTCATCCAAGGGCCcttgttcattttttttttccttttttatTGTTCTTTTGCTGATTGGTTCTAGAGTCTAGAGTTTTTGTTGTCACTTGCCAGCTGAAGCATGTCGTTGCAGGATCTCATCCCCGTGGTTAACAAGCTACAAGATATAGTCACAACAACCCAGCTAGCCGATATTGACTTGCCGATCTTGGCAGTGGTTGGCTCCCAGTCGTGTGGGAAATCATCAGTGTTGGAGAACATTGTTGGCAAGGATTTCTTGCCGAGAGGCACTGGGATTGTCACGAGAAGGCCCttggttttgcaattgatcaaCGTTAAGGACGACGATCCGATTCTTAAAAAGTCGAGCCGTCGTCACCAGCTCCACCAGCACGACGATTTGGACCatgacaatgacgatgatcATGGAGACCGTCCCGGGGGTCCTGGGGGTTCTGGCGCGGAAGAGACGGACGAGGTCAATTTAGAAGACCATTTGAGGAGAATGAACGGCGGCCAGTCGAGAAGGAAAAACCCCGCGGAGTGGGGGGAGTTTTTGCACATCCCCAAAAAGAGGTTCTACAATTTCCATGACATTAGGAAAGAAATCGAAATTGAGACCTTGCGCATTGCCGGCGAAAACAAGGGCATCAGCAGAATCCccatcaatttgaaaatataCTCGCCACATGTGCTCAATCTTACCCTTGTCGACTTGCCCGGTCTCACAAAGATCCCCATTGGCGACCAACCCACAGACATTGAAAGACAAACAAGAAACTTGATTTTGGAGTACATTGCTAAACCAAACTGCATTATCCTAGCCGTGTCGCCTGCAAATGTCGATCTCGTTAATTCCGAATCTTTGAAACTTGCAAGACAAGTTGACCCCACGGGTAAACGAACCGTTggcatcttgaccaaattggaTCTCATGGATCAGGGAACTAATGCTTTGGATATCCTCAAGGGAAATGTTTACCCGTTGAAATTGGGGTTTATTGGAATCGTCAATCGTTCGCAACAGGACATTTCCGAAAATAAATCACTTGATGATTCCTTGGTGAGCGAACAGCAATTTTTCCTCAATCATCCTGCTTACAGAGCAATGGCTGCCAAATGCGGCACCAAACACTTGGCCCAAACTCTCAACAAGATTCTTATGAACCACATTCGCGACAGATTACCCGACATTAAGGCCAAGCTCAACACGTTGATGAGTCAAACTGAGCATGAACTTGCCTCCTATGGAGACATGCCAAACATTGGCGACTCTAAGGAAGGCAGAGGTGCCATggtgttgactttgatgaCCAAGTTTGCCAATGCTTTCATCAGTTCCATCGAAGGTAACTCGGCAAGCACAGTGACCACAAAGGAACTTTGCGGAGGTGCAAGAATATACTTTATATATAATGAAGTGTTTGGCTCGACTTTGGCTTCCATCAACCCGACACACAATTTATCAGTTCATGATATCAGAACAGCAATTCGAAACTCAACTGGACCTAGGCCTTCATTATTTGTGCCCGAGTTGGCTTTTGATTTACTAGTCAAGCCCcagatcaacttgttggaggaTCCATCTCAAAGGTGCGTTGAAATGGTTTACGaagagttgatgaagattGTCCATAGTGTCTGTTCGTCCGATATTGGCCCTGAATTGAGCAGATATCCGAGGTTGCAGAATAGATTGATTGAGGTTGTTAGTGATTTGCTAAGGGAAAGACTAGGACCAACCAAACACTATGTCGAGTCTCTTATAGAGATCCACAAGGCatacatcaacaccaaccaccCAAACTTTGTCGGTGCTGCTAAAGCCATGAGCATAGTTGTGGCTGAGCGCCAAAAACAGAAGGAAATGGAACTGAACAACAAATTGAAACTAGCAACCCAACGTATTCTCGGAAGGAAAGATGCCGAGTTGGTTGAACTCAACggtgaaggagaaggagcaGAGCGagcaggagaagaagacgaagaagaagatacAGATGAAGGTGTTGCAAAGATGAAGGAAGA contains:
- a CDS encoding mitochondrial 54S ribosomal protein uL2m codes for the protein MIPRITSQSLFKASRNSASRVAPSSATCSANLLRFRSTITNTDPSINSSQLTELEEQDIRFRKQRELELKLTKIKHYGELFPVHTHPGSTHYKKPVHEHLHKGRPIKALTVPLKKTSGRNNSGQIRVRGRGGGHKRRVRLVDFHRYEPGKNKVVRIEYDPNRSGHLALLQHMETGNLSYIIAPQGLRGGDIVESFRDGIPQDFMEEMKRNNNGEVDDALLSARVLQRGNCLPLKMLPVGSIIHNVGLNPNRGSQLIRSAGTFGKILAKDAAKNKAIVKMSSGEHRYIQLNCHATLGVVSNKEHQLISWGKAGRSRYRGRRPMVRGVAMNACDHPHGGGRGKSKSNKVTQSMWGLKKFAKTRLVPNKLVIRNRKGRMIRHKK